A stretch of DNA from Maniola hyperantus chromosome 14, iAphHyp1.2, whole genome shotgun sequence:
taaatttaatttaaacatcagaatcgacgccaataTGGCTAATTCTAAGTTTACACTTCTAAATCCAGTGCTACCCTTTTCCACAGGTAAAGGGATATAGTAATTTTATAAGAGCTGTCATTTTAGAGATGGTGTAcgacggaattagccacaatatgacATTAATGTTGTTACAGATAGCGAGAGTGGACCGCGCGGGCGAGGCATGCGGGGCCGCGGCCGCCCTTCGCGCCGCTCACACAATTATACGCGATTCTAGGCCAACTCCTATAGACTGTTCGTTAGAGTTGTGAACCCGGTATTAATGCTGTTCCAACTTCTCATTTCTATTATATTGTATTTCTAATTATGAATGTTAAGGAATTAGATAATTTTTGTTATGCTTGTACCGTACATTAATAATTACTGCTTGAGATACGCTTTGTGATAGTAATTAGAGTCTTAGATCGAGTGTTATCAAGTTAGTCGTTGGACAATAAATCATTCTAATCAGTCTATCGCGCTCGCACTCATTGGGCTTATGGAGCGTAGCGTATAATGACGTGCGTATCAACATAACAGCAAGTAGTCGATATCGATAAGATTTAATAAACgaatttttcaagttatcaaattataaaataacacaatgaataaaatagaatctatatttataaatattttattataatattacaaattatcTTAATCCGAAGTGTCTGTGTGTGATCACACAGTCTTCCTCTTCCTATCTGTCTATCGTCTTCCTGCTGATTTATAATCATAGGTTCAACTTGATATCTCAAAAAAGCTTTTTTCAAATCCGTTTCCTGGAGGTCTCTTCTGCAAGCTTCACACATTTAACCCTGTTGAAATGCACGTTAGAGAATAAATTTTCCATTATGTACAACTGTCGAGATCGAAGTGAGAAATATAAATGAAATTCATGTACAGAGGTCCTTATCTTGTTACCTTCCTTAAcataaacaacaacaacaaacaacaaattCATTAAGGGTAGGGTAGTTTGGCTACCGCGATAATTTGGACTCAGGTAGCGAGTGGCGCACTGGTGGCACACCCCTACTGTTGTTGACATTTATGGCCCGACGACTCATTGACAGCGCGTGCGCGCGCACTATAGTTAGAATTCTCGCTGAatgtatgaaaaataaaatatgcttttttgttgttttatttcgGAATAAGCTATACAAAGTGTATCTCCagcattaaaaaaatgaatGCTATTATAAATAACTCTCTTATATTACGGTAATTAACTTTAGCAATTCGAATTACTTTGAGATAATGTAGCTAATTCTGTTCAGAATCGCTAAACTGAATTGACAGGTCTAATGCGATCCTTTTCCGCAGAAAGCATTATAAAGGGGATAGCTATATGATTATACCTGTCACTTTAGTTACAGAATGTGTACAACAGAGTTAGCCacgtttaataattttttaattttaaataagtaatgaTTAGTAATAAGTCAAACATTTCCATAATTTCgtaattttcaattattatctagaataataaaatattacaatcttAACATGTGTTTTATCTGTAAACACGAGAAAGTATGTATTTACACAACACAAAACCATCAAGGCCGACTCATTtcgctttttcttttattttgtttcgctGTTTTATTTTCTTGTACCACTTACGCACCCaatatttaaccgacttcgGAGTTGCTCTATTTGAAGCACAGAATTCTAAATTGTCACgtaattcaaaattaaatttttgtttattcacGAATTTTTTCAAGTTACGAAAAtaagttaatattaatttattctttCTTAGTTCGTAGTCGTATTTAATGTCTATTTTTGAAAGGAATTTACCTTCATTAATTAAGTCAAACGAAAAAAATCAACATTTGCATGGTCTTATGTATGCTGATGATAAtggaagaaaaataaaaaatgcaaataacAAACAACAATCATTCTGTTATCTAATCAGCCAGTCACCTTCGTTTTAATTAGGGTTAcgttccaaaataaaaataaaccggccaagtgcgagtcagactcacacactgagggttccatactataatcgtattttatcgacattttgcacgataaatcaaaaactattatgcctaaaaataaataaaaacctattttagaatgtaaaaagaaagccctttcatatgataccccacttggtatagtaatcttacttaaaataattatttgttcataaacacattttaattattgtttttgtgatggtaactacaaattcacggatttcggatttttcccttaacgtctgctataagacctacctacctacctgccaaatttcatgattctagatcaacgtactttgtaggtttcttgacagacagacagacaacgaagtgatcctataagggttccgttttccttgtgagatacagaaccctaaggtctttttaaccgacttcaaaaaaaaggaggaggttctcaatattcgtcggaatcttttttttaaatgttttatgtatgttccccgattactcgaagacgcctgggccgattttgaaaattctttttttgtttgaaagggtatacttcaaaggtggtcccatataaatttggtgaagatctgatgaacatcttcgaagatagataagaactcctcaacggataagagtaaattgctcgcgatcagtgtagcTATCagaatagcttagtaaacagtagatttttaaccaggcatagcatattttaataccatggggccactaaaaattgtgaaataaattttacaaaataaataaaaaccgacttcaactagccacaaacactaaaaattaaaaaataatttaatttattaccgaatattgtatacaagagttaatatagttccatgataatattttatggggtcggtgccaatgaggttgTGCCATTGCCaatgccattgtggagtctcataaaaataatatgaagacTTTATTCAAGttcagacgattcgcgcagctgaagccaattggcaccggcaccaaaaagtattatcatggaactatattaactcttgtatacataggtaatatattcggtaataaattaaattattttttaatttttagtgtttgtggctaggtattgaagtcggtttttattttttttgtaaaaaaaaattattctggTCCGGTATGGAACCTTAAGGTACTTTTTCTGTTCGGACGTCTGTGAATGATTGCCTATTTTCAGTAACTATGTTATCGATTTGGAAATTGGAATAGTTTTGATAAAGGTTTATGTAAACTTTCAAAATCTTTTTAGAAGCTGGCAATAAAcctcattttattattttattgtatatttAACTAATTTAAGCTACGGAACCTCTGTGGCAaatatgactcgcacttggtcggtttttcttACCGTTTAACTATTCAGCGAAACTAGGGCTTTCGTAAATCGGCGGCGGATGGACAAAAAACCATTTTAAGTTTATCAATTCATATTTTTCCTTATCCAATCAAAATAAGGTATACACTTCAAATTACGATGCTCCGAGGTCGGTCTCTCGGAGACCGACCTCGGAGCATCGTAGCGGATTGTTCTCTGCGGTATCTCCGAGCATTTAAATATCTACCTTATTACGACTGATATAATTGATAAATTTAAAGTACTCTGCCGTTCCATTTCCGATTTGCGCAGGCGCTTAGCAACAGAGACAATGAATTAGAAAACGACTTCATTATAATGGCGGAGAATGTATGCTGAACTGGACCAAATACTTACATCTAAGAGCTCTGGACCTAgccttaggtacttatattggAAATTGTATTGATACTCTTATCCACATTGCAGTATCTATGTTAGAGGAACTCATTCAAtcatatttatttctttatttaatctttatttttgctagctgatgcccgtgacttcgtccgcgtggtttttaaaaatcccctggaaactggttttccgggatagaagtagcctatgtcactctctagacttgggtctttaactacatccatgcaaaataaTCACGTCGAACCATTGCATCCCTCGCGCCTTTCCAagtctctacccgccttctaaACTACTGTCCCGCTGGCAAGTAACATAGGTACCGATTTCAAAGCCCAATGCAAATAAGAATGTTAGTAGGATTAGGAAGCAAGCCGCATTGTGTCGGTTTAGTCGTTCCTTTTTCTAACCGACTTAGTAGGCCAGTTTTAactcaccacgatttaggaatatAATTCCTTACAACATCAGAGTTGAGGAGTtggggtcctcgagttcaacgatagtctttacttggtaggtaggtacctacctccaatatcaatttataactgACAATTTCTAAATTCCGTCAGTTTAGGTGATGcaacatcaggattgaggagttggaatccaattttttagtTACGAAGTTTTTCTATCAATTAAAACGAAACTACGCAAATTGGttcagtaatctcggagatttcggtgtacataggtagaaaaacacaactcctcctttttttaaagtcggtttaaaaagtagcctatgttactccctggttaatcctctacttgtctgtgaaagtcccgtcaaaataggttcagccgatTATcacgttcaaacagacagacaaaaattttaaaaacgtgtgattcagttatggtaggtacagttcaaataaccatatgagcttaatatcaggtacctagttatttcgaaattacagacagacacttcaatttaatttattagtatagatacgtATCTTTAAGtgtataagtaggtagagtagccggcaagaaatattgtacatcgaattTACAATGAttagacctttagaatgagatttcggctttgtagagcgttgtctctgacactcatacccatctgacgttttgtcggtctcaacgacagaaacaacgctctacaaaactatCTCTTTTGCAAAGgtctacaatattttctgccgcgtactgtacctactatttactgACAGAGCAAGAATAAAACTATTCTTAAGCGCATGTCTGCTAAAGAGAACTTGCATAAGGTTGGGTTCTCCAAAGTCATGCTACGAGTAaatgctatattttttttaaaaccgtCTTAAAAcctcataatgattttaaaatacctattcaatgAAGTATCACTCAAGCAATGGGGTAAACCAAAACTTTCGGCGCGCATTTCGTGTTTGGCAGGAAGTTGGTAGGTATAGTCTGCATAGTCCTCGCAAAACAATATCATTAGTCCAAACTAGAGTTGCAATATGCCGGTTTGCGCAGGTCCATACACTTACTATTAAATACACAAGTCCAGCTGAGAaagttccatacccgaaggttgccaacgggaccctattactaagcttccactattcgtccgtctgtcagcgagctgtatttCGTGAACCGCAATAGATAGAGATGTCGCAGAATGTGTATTAATATGCttgataaaattttcaaaatggccgccatgaaaagaACGGTGGTACGGGACATACGGCGAAAGggtgaaactataagggttcctttttagggttccgtacctaaaaaggaacccttatagtttcaccCGTAAACCGTAATATGAAGAGAGTTTCACCGTAAACCGTAATAtgaagagagttgaaatttttacgaatgtgtatttttattgcactataacaacaaaatacacAGAATTTCATAATGGCCGGCCGCgtggaaatttaaaaaaaaagtgttattgcTTGTACGATGGatggaacccttggtgtgcgagcccgactcgcacttgaccgattcttagggttccggacctcaaaaagaaaaaggaactcttacaggatcactttgttgtctgtcggtcaagaaacctacagggtaacctattgtacttcccgttgaccatcatgaatcatgaatttggcaggtacttatgcgacaggtcgagatggcaatcggggtatgaggcagggggacgccccgcaaacccgtatgtcatccgcgctatctatcaccgggttatcgcggggtctatgcgggtgtgcggggtatccccaccccgattgccatttcgacctgtcgcgaactacctacttagtaatgtAGATGAACATAATATATCGACCGGAAAGTATCTACGTACATATTTCATGTACAAGTAAAACCTTGAAATAAATTACATGCTGTTGGTTACAGATTACAGAATTACTGAAATAtaattcaagtaggtaggtaggtacaattaaataTTGTAAATAGCAACGCAAAGCAGAAAATTGTAGTCTGTACAAAACACCTATGTCATCAAAAAATAATACCAAGGCCAAAGAAGTGTCAGCTTACAATTCATACCTCCAGGTATCTACATACctaatgttttatattttgatcTACGTACCTAGGTCTACGTAGGTCTAGATTAGACTAGAACAGATAGGAACCTACTCATGCATTACGATTTACGAATCACGGCAGGAAATCAGCTTATTACTATTCATCTGTTCTGGAATAGAGTTTATGATAAGTGgttagacatacctacctatataataggtaggtatacggtatagtccgtacaaaatgactcctcacgcgccattttaactctacgtatcaactatcatgtcaaaagtacggttcacctttaaaatcagCCAGAATTAAATCGcagttttgacatgaaatttgacacaaagttaaaatggcgcgtgaagagttaaGTTTTACGCCATATACATAGTATTGGTACCATGGAAGGAATGAGTTGTGTTGTCTATGTCCTTGACTATACCTGCGCAGaccgccatgttgcaacttcagattggactacctacttttgcaacaatttttttatgaaaactgAAAAGTCGACCATGGCTGACAGAAATGTTGACTCGGAACAAAATACATTTACCTAAAATATATACCATCTACCTTACACTAGCAAATAGGTAAGAGCTTGGGAGTTATGAgggaataaataattaatttatgtaaGAACAATAAGTATATTTTGCCTGGTAAAATCCATACTTGATTGTTGATAAAATATTGTGATTTGTAGTCAGGATCTATTTAAGGGCTACTGCCTACTCAAGATGCAATGTTAGTAATGGTATGATAACTAGCTTTTATTTCCTGGATAGGTAAGCACCTTCCTACTTAAGAGAAATAGGTATTTCACATGATCAAATACTTCACATCACTAAACTAATATAAAACAAATCTAATCATTTAACTTAATTTCCCACATAAaggactttttaatttttgataatttgaTCTACGTAAAAAACCTTGTTGGAATAGACAGAAAGGAATGTTTAATTAACAAagcataaactttaaatatgtTTATTGTTTAATGCAGAAATTGTTACACACTTAACATCTTAACCAAACAAAGAAATTGAAAATTGTAATCCTTTACCCATTTAATATGCATGTGACATctaaaactataataaaattgCATATACAAAATAGTGAGATGAAATCgcaaattaaaatcaattatcACCTTCAAAAACATAATACATCAATATTGCTAAGCCTTAATTAATAACTAAATAAACCATATGGAGAGAAAACTTGACATATGGTTTATAGTAATAAAGGTAGTgaattttaattacaaatattAATATCCATAAACATTTTCGTCAGAAAATGCAATATATAGGAAAAAGTCTTCATCATGATGTTCCTGGTACAGCGATCCCATCGTAGCAGACGTAGGAGGTATTACGTTGTTCACAAAGAAGAACAGTGCATCTTCCGGGCGTAGATGAATCCGCTTTCGGATCAAGAAATAGAACTGCCCCACAGTTAAATCTGATGGCACCAAATACTTCTTTTTATCGAGGTCTCCAAGTCTCGCTTTGGGTGCTTTCTCCACAATCACTGGAACACGGTCCGGATATTTCCTGCGTATTTTTTCCCCCTCGGTCTTTCTTCTCTCAAAAGAGTGTTCTTCTTTATATTGGAATTTCATTTTTGCTCAATTTATTCACAGTAATTTGCAAAACGACGTAGTCGAGCTCCAAATTGATTATTACGACTTGTTTTTTGTTTTgcgtttattgttttaaaatgcaaTGACGCAAGCAGCTGATACAACACGAAAACACAAACGATAGAGGAGAAAATTCTACTAAATCTATGGAAAAGTCAACCAGatcatttatgtatatataatatgtacgtgCAAAAAAGGCCACACAGCTCGCGACACCgataccgtaaaacggggtgaataggaaccggggtgtgaatagggacaaaactgggaatgagatttgaacgtaaaaataatacccaaaacagcttagaattttggtagcattgtttttccctatagtagaatatttgatcttttatttggcatcactgaaccagagacaaattgacattaaaataacgaaagcgtcattgcaaaaacgttgttcaaaacacgctaagccgtaggtctcaaaactttgtttactttgacgcagtacgagaataaaacagtagaaaaactattagaaatcattaaacatttatctaagaggcgtcacaaaagcagatttgtctaaatgttacatatttttctgtaaaaaagaaaaaattggaaaccaagtggttttggctttgccatggggattataggtacgggaaaggggtggataggaacgctatacttactgaataggctacttgacaatttttttaagttggtcttaaatggttaatatttgtcctattatatcaaaaaaattaacactatatttttttgcgccctaaaaaccgtaaaattttaatttaaaaaaatatttttcttagacaggtgaaaacactgtcggccatgtttggccgatagattatctgtgctctgacgtcatgcatttgtaaacaacagtataaccctgtggttaccgtaaaacggggtgaataggaaccggggtgtgaatagggacaaaactgggaatgagatttgaacgtaaaaataatacccaaaacagcttagaattttggtagcattgtttttccctatagtagaatatttgatcttttatttggcatcactgaaccagagacaaattgacattaaaataacgaaagcatcattgcaaaaacgttgttcaaaacacgctaagccgtaggtcttaaaactttgtttactttgacgcagtacgagaataaaacagtagaaaaactattagaaatcattaaacatttatctaagaggcgtcacaaaagcagatttgtctaaatgttacatatttttctgtaaaaaagaaaaaattggaaaccaagtggttttggctttgccatggggattataggtacgggaaaggggtggataggaacgctatacttactgaattggaacgaatcaaggttaaataggaacagtaaggtttatatagggacagggctgtcactttaaatatttaattaaattgttcaaaaaaattcttccttcttgtgtagtcgactagtaaaatttagttaaatggcattttactgtttaatattgataaataaataaataaataaaaatattttttattcaattaaacttttacaagtataggtaactacactacctacttgtaacagtttaattaaataaaaaatatttttatttatttatttttgaatcgtcaaaccactgattcggaatgccagcaaccagcaagaaactcggcggttgcttttttttaaagatttgatacctactatgccatgtataataacatttggtatgaagataactattaagacataggcatccgctaagaaaggatttttgaaaactcaacccctaaggggttgaaataggggtttgaaatttgtgtcggacgaagtcgcgagcataagctagttttgtaatattagaggatagagctaacttgtgtttgacaaccctaacctttt
This window harbors:
- the Atg8a gene encoding gamma-aminobutyric acid receptor-associated protein; protein product: MKFQYKEEHSFERRKTEGEKIRRKYPDRVPVIVEKAPKARLGDLDKKKYLVPSDLTVGQFYFLIRKRIHLRPEDALFFFVNNVIPPTSATMGSLYQEHHDEDFFLYIAFSDENVYGY